One Siniperca chuatsi isolate FFG_IHB_CAS linkage group LG3, ASM2008510v1, whole genome shotgun sequence genomic region harbors:
- the si:ch211-113e8.11 gene encoding uncharacterized protein si:ch211-113e8.11 gives MNSLVGYGVSSESDSDGDVEDVNNGGVGSVKEMGDEASAVKRTRNFLLAPGSASSESEPEEEDPEPSSSPPHPQAPASSGACQPTLPAPSLGSLTSNKLPPPSLNTCSDSGVFANPFKAQADQKLSALQKHVPLTVQAKPSQIGGKRMCVSYRKDGRCRFGIKCKFAHDSDLQTPVTPTDCHPPVSEETPVSDQVELHAGGSGEETKEEESGWQQGKKRRVGLSNTLIPPKRAMKQYAMHRDRERLNMS, from the exons ATGAACTCTCTGGTTGGCTACGGAGTGTCCTCGGAGTCCGACAGCGATGGGGATGTAGAGGATGTAAACAACGGTGGAGTTGG TTCTGTTAAGGAGATGGGTGATGAGGCATCAGCTGTCAAAAGGACCCGCAACTTCTTGCTGGCGCCTGGTTCAGCTTCCAGTGAATCAGAACCAGAGGAAGAGGACCCAGAGCCGTCTTCATCACCACCACATCCCCAAGCACCAGCATCTTCTGGAGCCTGCCAACCTACCCTGCCTGCTCCTTCCCTGGGCTCCCTCACCTCCAATAAACTACCTCCTCCATCTCTGAATACTTGTTCTGACAGCGGTGTGTTTGCCAACCCTTTCAAGGCTCAGGCAGATCAGAAGCTCAGCGCCTTGCAGAAACACGTCCCCCTCACAGTGCAGGCCAAACCCTCCCAGATAGGAGGCAAGAGGATGTGTGTGTCATACAGGAAAGATGGACGGTGCAGGTTTGGGATCAAATGCAAGTTTGCTCATGACAGTGACCTCCAGACCCCAGTCACCCCCACTGACTGTCATCCACCTGTGAGTGAAGAAACACCAGTGTCAGATCAAGTTGAGCTCCATGCAGGTGGCTCAGGTGAGGAGACAAAAGAGGAAGAGTCAGGATGGCAGcaagggaagaagaggagggttGGACTGAGTAACACTTTGATTCCTCCTAAACGAGCTATGAAGCAGTATGCCATGCATAGGGACAGAGAGCGGCTTAACATGTCCTGA
- the zfp91 gene encoding E3 ubiquitin-protein ligase ZFP91 isoform X2, producing MEPAGHRTGGVKGEEPAEDKAAEQTAATSTTVTPRRGLRERGAGRPRSGVSASLTDVNGAASSPQSSGRVLRDRSTRAVPAWLKDIKSDDDEDEPSPDTGATKRRKVSNSRRKKNSESAGSAEAGGGVAGDIFQRTDSEDPKKPATDAQAPPSRRPPAQTRAKPPSGRVVRGSAKPVCKTEPGMENPAVKEVNNKEKYEIKKKEDERKDVAEPVLDDEDFSFHDDPRGLSYQPQNQSGVEEEEGLSSDEDVPFRDDLNDQSYNPRAERDAPKPKRKAPPRQKEKKEKERAPKKEKEVAEIKIEGSDNLESVEEEVKLEEEIVEDPDGPRKRGRRKKDDKTPRLPKRRKKPPVQYVRCEMEGCGTVLAHPRYLQHHIKYQHLLKKKYVCPHPSCGRLFRLQKQLLRHAKHHTDQRDYICEFCARAFKSSHNLAVHRMIHTGEKPLQCEICGFTCRQKASLNWHMKKHDADATYQFSCSICGKKFEKKDCVVAHKAKSHPEVLIAEALAANAGALITTPASLLELPGNPMQAEVTSLDVSQVGQDGQMDQLSQEGQVGQQVAQVSQMGHVTQQVSHQVVLLGQDQSLHTMQVPVTIALSPIDPPSPADNQQQTHLQLQMPVQFVQAAQQPQQPQIQQLTLHSSSVVTQHQPQLQPLQSYSSQQQSQGQTQILQMTFQPVSQSQTHIQQIPILATSQQLQTLQTATPSPPLLSPSQPHPQSQDPASTNGGSFILDNPVLSSSSPSVSCLQQTEAVGADGVVWEQTGQGDVLSDSNERHVQQALM from the exons ATGGAACCGGCCGGGCACCGAACCGGGGGTGTAAAAGGTGAAGAGCCGGCGGAGGACAAGGCCGCAGAGCAGACCGCGGCCACCAGTACGACCGTTACACCGCGGAGGGGGCTCAGAGAGCGGGGGGCGGGCCGCCCGAGGTCCGGCGTCTCCGCTTCATTAACAGACGTTAACGGAGCAGCGTCGAGCCCGCAGAGCTCAGGACGGGTTTTAAGAGACAGGTCAACGAGGGCTGTACCGGCCTGGCTGAAGGACATCAAGAGCGACGACGACGAAGACGAACCGAGCCCGGACACCGGTGCGACCAAGCGGAGGAAAGTTTCCAACTCGAGGCGGAAGAAAAATTCAGAATCTGCAGGTTCGGCTGAGGCTGGAGGGGGCGTAGCAGGTGACATCTTTCAAAGAACAGA CTCAGAGGACCCCAAGAAACCTGCCACAGATGCTCAAG CTCCTCCCTCCAGACGCCCCCCAGCCCAGACTCGTGCCAAGCCCCCGTCTGGCAGGGTTGTCCGCGGCTCTGCCAAGCCTGTGTGTAAGACTGAACCTGGAATGGAGAATCCAGCTG TAAAAGAAGTAAACAATAAAGAGAAGTATGAAAT TAAAAAGAAAGAGGACGAAAGAAAGGATGTTGCTGAACCAGTCTTGGACGATGAAGACTTTTCATTTCACGATGACCCACGCGGCCTCAGCTACCAGCCACAGAACCAGAG tggtgtagaggaggaggagggcctCAGCAGTGATGAAGATGTCCCTTTTAGAGATGACCTAAATGACCAGAGCTACAACCCAAGGGcggaaag ggATGCCCCTAAACCAAAGCGCAAAGCTCCTCCTagacagaaggagaagaaagagaaagagagggcacctaaaaaagagaaagaggttgCTGAGATAAAAATAGAAGGTTCGGACAACTTGGAGAGTGTGGAAGAGGAAGTAAAGCTAGAAGAAGAAATAGTGGAGGACCCGGATGGACCAAGGAA GAGAGGCCGGCGGAAAAAAGATGATAAAACCCCACGGCTGCCAAAGAGAAG GAAGAAGCCCCCGGTGCAGTATGTGCGCTGTGAAATGGAAGGATGTGGGACAGTCCTGGCTCATCCTCGCTACCTACAG CACCATATAAAGTACCAGCACTTGCTCAAGAAGAAGTATGTATGTCCTCACCCGTCTTGTGGAAGGCTTTTCCGACTACAGAAGCAGCTGCTGCGTCATGCAAAGCACCACACAG ACCAGAGGGACTACATCTGTGAGTTCTGTGCTCGTGCCTTTAAGAGCTCCCACAACCTGGCTGTGCACCGCATGattcacacaggagagaaaccccTACA GTGTGAAATCTGTGGCTTCACGTGTCGTCAGAAGGCATCTCTAAACTGGCACATGAAGAAGCACGATGCTGATGCCACCTATCAGTTCTCCTGCTCCATTTGTGGCAAGAAGTTTGAGAAGAAGGACTGTGTAGTGGCCCATAAGGCCAAGAGTCACCCCGAGGTGCTAATCGCTGAGGCGCTGGCAGCCAACGCTGGAGCCCTCATCACAACCCCCGCCTCCCTGCTGGAGCTGCCAGGAAACCCCATGCAAGCAGAGGTCACCAGTCTGGACGTGAGCCAAGTAGGGCAGGATGGGCAGATGGACCAGCTGAGCCAGGAAGGGCAAGTTGGGCAGCAAGTGGCTCAGGTGTCCCAGATGGGTCACGTGACCCAACAAGTGAGTCACCAGGTGGTTTTACTGGGACAAGACCAGAGCCTTCATACCATGCAGGTGCCAGTGACGATTGCCCTGTCCCCCATCGACCCCCCTTCGCCAGCTGACAACCAGCAGCAGACTCACCTCCAGCTCCAGATGCCCGTCCAGTTTGTGCAGGCCGCTCAGCAGCCGCAGCAGCCCCAAATCCAACAACTGACCCTCCATTCCAGCTCAGTGGTGACACAGCATCAACCCCAGCTCCAGCCTCTTCAGTCATATTCCTCCCAGCAGCAGAGCCAGGGGCAGACACAAATCCTTCAAATGACCTTCCAGCCGGTCAGCCAATCTCAGACCCACATTCAGCAGATCCCCATTCTAGCGACTTCTCAGCAGCTTCAGACCCTGCAGACAGCCACCCCGagccctcctctcctgtccccaTCCCAACCCCATCCCCAGTCCCAGGATCCAGCCTCCACCAACGGGGGCAGCTTTATTCTGGACAATCCGGTGCTCTCGTCCTCCTCTCCGTCAGTCAGTTGCCTTCAGCAGACAGAAGCTGTGGGGGCAGACGGTGTGGTCTGGGAGCAGACGGGACAAGGGGACGTTCTGTCGGACAGCAATGAGAGACATGTGCAGCAGGCCCTCATGTAA
- the zfp91 gene encoding E3 ubiquitin-protein ligase ZFP91 isoform X1 translates to MEPAGHRTGGVKGEEPAEDKAAEQTAATSTTVTPRRGLRERGAGRPRSGVSASLTDVNGAASSPQSSGRVLRDRSTRAVPAWLKDIKSDDDEDEPSPDTGATKRRKVSNSRRKKNSESAGSAEAGGGVAGDIFQRTDSEDPKKPATDAQAPPSRRPPAQTRAKPPSGRVVRGSAKPVCKTEPGMENPAAVKEVNNKEKYEIKKKEDERKDVAEPVLDDEDFSFHDDPRGLSYQPQNQSGVEEEEGLSSDEDVPFRDDLNDQSYNPRAERDAPKPKRKAPPRQKEKKEKERAPKKEKEVAEIKIEGSDNLESVEEEVKLEEEIVEDPDGPRKRGRRKKDDKTPRLPKRRKKPPVQYVRCEMEGCGTVLAHPRYLQHHIKYQHLLKKKYVCPHPSCGRLFRLQKQLLRHAKHHTDQRDYICEFCARAFKSSHNLAVHRMIHTGEKPLQCEICGFTCRQKASLNWHMKKHDADATYQFSCSICGKKFEKKDCVVAHKAKSHPEVLIAEALAANAGALITTPASLLELPGNPMQAEVTSLDVSQVGQDGQMDQLSQEGQVGQQVAQVSQMGHVTQQVSHQVVLLGQDQSLHTMQVPVTIALSPIDPPSPADNQQQTHLQLQMPVQFVQAAQQPQQPQIQQLTLHSSSVVTQHQPQLQPLQSYSSQQQSQGQTQILQMTFQPVSQSQTHIQQIPILATSQQLQTLQTATPSPPLLSPSQPHPQSQDPASTNGGSFILDNPVLSSSSPSVSCLQQTEAVGADGVVWEQTGQGDVLSDSNERHVQQALM, encoded by the exons ATGGAACCGGCCGGGCACCGAACCGGGGGTGTAAAAGGTGAAGAGCCGGCGGAGGACAAGGCCGCAGAGCAGACCGCGGCCACCAGTACGACCGTTACACCGCGGAGGGGGCTCAGAGAGCGGGGGGCGGGCCGCCCGAGGTCCGGCGTCTCCGCTTCATTAACAGACGTTAACGGAGCAGCGTCGAGCCCGCAGAGCTCAGGACGGGTTTTAAGAGACAGGTCAACGAGGGCTGTACCGGCCTGGCTGAAGGACATCAAGAGCGACGACGACGAAGACGAACCGAGCCCGGACACCGGTGCGACCAAGCGGAGGAAAGTTTCCAACTCGAGGCGGAAGAAAAATTCAGAATCTGCAGGTTCGGCTGAGGCTGGAGGGGGCGTAGCAGGTGACATCTTTCAAAGAACAGA CTCAGAGGACCCCAAGAAACCTGCCACAGATGCTCAAG CTCCTCCCTCCAGACGCCCCCCAGCCCAGACTCGTGCCAAGCCCCCGTCTGGCAGGGTTGTCCGCGGCTCTGCCAAGCCTGTGTGTAAGACTGAACCTGGAATGGAGAATCCAGCTG CAGTAAAAGAAGTAAACAATAAAGAGAAGTATGAAAT TAAAAAGAAAGAGGACGAAAGAAAGGATGTTGCTGAACCAGTCTTGGACGATGAAGACTTTTCATTTCACGATGACCCACGCGGCCTCAGCTACCAGCCACAGAACCAGAG tggtgtagaggaggaggagggcctCAGCAGTGATGAAGATGTCCCTTTTAGAGATGACCTAAATGACCAGAGCTACAACCCAAGGGcggaaag ggATGCCCCTAAACCAAAGCGCAAAGCTCCTCCTagacagaaggagaagaaagagaaagagagggcacctaaaaaagagaaagaggttgCTGAGATAAAAATAGAAGGTTCGGACAACTTGGAGAGTGTGGAAGAGGAAGTAAAGCTAGAAGAAGAAATAGTGGAGGACCCGGATGGACCAAGGAA GAGAGGCCGGCGGAAAAAAGATGATAAAACCCCACGGCTGCCAAAGAGAAG GAAGAAGCCCCCGGTGCAGTATGTGCGCTGTGAAATGGAAGGATGTGGGACAGTCCTGGCTCATCCTCGCTACCTACAG CACCATATAAAGTACCAGCACTTGCTCAAGAAGAAGTATGTATGTCCTCACCCGTCTTGTGGAAGGCTTTTCCGACTACAGAAGCAGCTGCTGCGTCATGCAAAGCACCACACAG ACCAGAGGGACTACATCTGTGAGTTCTGTGCTCGTGCCTTTAAGAGCTCCCACAACCTGGCTGTGCACCGCATGattcacacaggagagaaaccccTACA GTGTGAAATCTGTGGCTTCACGTGTCGTCAGAAGGCATCTCTAAACTGGCACATGAAGAAGCACGATGCTGATGCCACCTATCAGTTCTCCTGCTCCATTTGTGGCAAGAAGTTTGAGAAGAAGGACTGTGTAGTGGCCCATAAGGCCAAGAGTCACCCCGAGGTGCTAATCGCTGAGGCGCTGGCAGCCAACGCTGGAGCCCTCATCACAACCCCCGCCTCCCTGCTGGAGCTGCCAGGAAACCCCATGCAAGCAGAGGTCACCAGTCTGGACGTGAGCCAAGTAGGGCAGGATGGGCAGATGGACCAGCTGAGCCAGGAAGGGCAAGTTGGGCAGCAAGTGGCTCAGGTGTCCCAGATGGGTCACGTGACCCAACAAGTGAGTCACCAGGTGGTTTTACTGGGACAAGACCAGAGCCTTCATACCATGCAGGTGCCAGTGACGATTGCCCTGTCCCCCATCGACCCCCCTTCGCCAGCTGACAACCAGCAGCAGACTCACCTCCAGCTCCAGATGCCCGTCCAGTTTGTGCAGGCCGCTCAGCAGCCGCAGCAGCCCCAAATCCAACAACTGACCCTCCATTCCAGCTCAGTGGTGACACAGCATCAACCCCAGCTCCAGCCTCTTCAGTCATATTCCTCCCAGCAGCAGAGCCAGGGGCAGACACAAATCCTTCAAATGACCTTCCAGCCGGTCAGCCAATCTCAGACCCACATTCAGCAGATCCCCATTCTAGCGACTTCTCAGCAGCTTCAGACCCTGCAGACAGCCACCCCGagccctcctctcctgtccccaTCCCAACCCCATCCCCAGTCCCAGGATCCAGCCTCCACCAACGGGGGCAGCTTTATTCTGGACAATCCGGTGCTCTCGTCCTCCTCTCCGTCAGTCAGTTGCCTTCAGCAGACAGAAGCTGTGGGGGCAGACGGTGTGGTCTGGGAGCAGACGGGACAAGGGGACGTTCTGTCGGACAGCAATGAGAGACATGTGCAGCAGGCCCTCATGTAA